The nucleotide sequence GTAATAGGATAAAAATTTTTTTGAAAATTCTCAAATTTTTTGTATAATTTTATAACAAAATTTTGTAAGATTAAAGAAGATGGATGAGGAAATCTTAGATAGTTACAAAAATGTTATAAAGGCACTTGCGGACTTTTTGGGTCCAAATATTGAAATAGTTTTGCATGCTATTACTAATGATAAATCAGATATTATTGCAATAGAAAATGGCCATATTACCGGAAGAAAAGTTGGCGATTCCTTAACTGAGGCAGGAAAAGTAATCATAAAAAAACTTGAAAATGGTTTAGATTACTTTGGTCCTTATAAGAGTTTTTCACCTAAGAGGAAGAATCTTCGCTCAATAACAATTGCAATAAGAAATAAAAAGGGTAAGCTCATAGGTCTTTTATGTCTTAATATGGATCTTACCAATTTTGAAAATATTCTTAAATTCGTAGATAATTTTTTGAAATTCAGAAGTGATAATAAGGAAATCTTTATAAAACAAGTTAAAAAACATTCTTTAGAGGAAATATTTACCGAAACTTATTCTACAGTATCATCAAAGTTTGCTAACGGTAGGGTTGATAATTTTTCTTTAATTAAATACCTTTACGAGGATAATTTTTTTACATTTAAAAATGCAGTTCCGTATGTAGCCTCTAAACTAAATATTTCAATCTACACTGTGTATTCTTATTTAAGAAAATTAAAAAAGGAGAGTGAGAAATGAATTTACAAGAGTATCAATCAAGGGAACTTTTTAAGAAATTTGGTATTCCTGTTGTGGATGGAAGTGTTGCAAGTAGTATGGAAGAAGCGTTGAGTATAGCTAAAATACTAGGTTATCCTGTAGTAGTAAAGGCACAGGTTCTTGCAGGTGGCCGTGGTAAATCAGGTGGAGTAAAAATTGCAAGTAATGAAGAAGAACTCAAAGAGAAGACAAGTAATATCCTCTCGATGGAGATAAAGGGACTTAAGGTGAACAAGGTTTTAATTGCAAAGGCAGTCCAAATTAAAAAAGAATTCTACGTAGGCTTTACTGTGGATAGGTCAAGTAAGAGAAATGTGCTTATTGTATCTAATGAAGGTGGAGTAGAAATTGAAGAGGTAGCCAAAAACGACCCCGAAAAGATACTAAAAATGCCATTAGATCCACTTCTTGGAATGTTCTCATATCAAGCTAAAAACGCTTCTATGTTTTTGACATCTGATAGGGATGTTGCAAGTAAGATATCTACAATACTTGAACAATTATTTAGGCTTTATGTTAGTATTGATGCAAACCTTGTTGAGATAAACCCTCTTGCACTTGTTTCTGATGGCTCTGTCATTGCACTTGATGCAAAAATTGTAGTTGATGATAATGCACTTTTTAGGCATCCAGAAATTGAAGCAATGAGAGAGTTAACAGAAGAGGAAAAACTTGAAATTGAGGCAAAATCAAAAGGCTTTACTTATATCAAACTCAATGGTTCTATTGGTTGTCTGGTTAACGGTGCAGGACTTGCCATGGCAACGATGGACTTAGTTAAACTTTTTGGTGGATCTCCTGCTAACTTTTTAGATATCGGAGGTTCTTCAAATCCTGAGAAAGTTGCAAGTGCCATAGAGATGATTTTAAGGGATAAAAATGTGAAAGCAATTCTTATAAATATTTTTGGTGGAATTACTAGATGTGATGATGTTGCAAATGGTCTTTTAGACGCTATTAAAAAAGTTAAAGTAGAAATCCCAATAGTTGTAAGACTTACAGGAACGAACGAAGATATTGCTAAAAAAATTCTTGAAAATACTCCGCTAATTTATGTTGATAGTATGGTTGATGGTGTAAGTAAAGTTGTTGAATTAGCAAATAGGGGGTAAATGCTATGAGCATACTTATTGGTGAAGAAACGAGGGTTATTGTTCAAGGAATTACTGGCCGTGATGGGTCATTTCACACAAAATCAATGAAAGACTACGGTACTAAAGTTGTTGCTGGTGTTACTCCTTTTAAAGGTGGAGAATATGTTTTTGATATCCCTGTTTTTAATTCTGTTGAAGAAGCCGTTAAATCCGTTCAAGCTGATACTTCAATTATTTTTGTTCCTGCAAAATTTGCAGTTGATGCAATGTATGAAGCAATTAACGCAGGTATTAAACTTGTTGTTACCATTACAGAAGGATTACCTGTTCAAGATATGATAAAAGTTAATGAGTTTGCAAATTTAAAGGGGGTAAGGGTTATTGGTCCAAACTGTCCTGGAATAATTTCAGTTGGCAAATCGAAGGTTGGGATAATGCCGCACTCGATCTTTAAAAAAGGAATTGTTGGCGTGATTTCACGATCGGGAACTTTAACTTACGAAATTGTTAAACACATTAGCGATTCTGGTCTTGGAGTATCCACTGCTGTTGGGATTGGGGGCGATCCCGTAATAGGAACGAAGTTTATAGATATCCTTAAAGAATTTGAAAAAGATGAAGAAACTAAAGCCGTAGTATTGGTTGGCGAGATAGGTGGATCTGACGAGGAAGATGC is from Caldisericaceae bacterium and encodes:
- the sucD gene encoding succinate--CoA ligase subunit alpha, coding for MSILIGEETRVIVQGITGRDGSFHTKSMKDYGTKVVAGVTPFKGGEYVFDIPVFNSVEEAVKSVQADTSIIFVPAKFAVDAMYEAINAGIKLVVTITEGLPVQDMIKVNEFANLKGVRVIGPNCPGIISVGKSKVGIMPHSIFKKGIVGVISRSGTLTYEIVKHISDSGLGVSTAVGIGGDPVIGTKFIDILKEFEKDEETKAVVLVGEIGGSDEEDAADYIEKHFNKPVVSFIAGRASPPGKRMGHAGAIVQAGTRTADEKIAYLESKGIKVANIPNEIVKLLKDVM
- the sucC gene encoding ADP-forming succinate--CoA ligase subunit beta is translated as MNLQEYQSRELFKKFGIPVVDGSVASSMEEALSIAKILGYPVVVKAQVLAGGRGKSGGVKIASNEEELKEKTSNILSMEIKGLKVNKVLIAKAVQIKKEFYVGFTVDRSSKRNVLIVSNEGGVEIEEVAKNDPEKILKMPLDPLLGMFSYQAKNASMFLTSDRDVASKISTILEQLFRLYVSIDANLVEINPLALVSDGSVIALDAKIVVDDNALFRHPEIEAMRELTEEEKLEIEAKSKGFTYIKLNGSIGCLVNGAGLAMATMDLVKLFGGSPANFLDIGGSSNPEKVASAIEMILRDKNVKAILINIFGGITRCDDVANGLLDAIKKVKVEIPIVVRLTGTNEDIAKKILENTPLIYVDSMVDGVSKVVELANRG
- a CDS encoding PAS domain-containing protein; translation: MDEEILDSYKNVIKALADFLGPNIEIVLHAITNDKSDIIAIENGHITGRKVGDSLTEAGKVIIKKLENGLDYFGPYKSFSPKRKNLRSITIAIRNKKGKLIGLLCLNMDLTNFENILKFVDNFLKFRSDNKEIFIKQVKKHSLEEIFTETYSTVSSKFANGRVDNFSLIKYLYEDNFFTFKNAVPYVASKLNISIYTVYSYLRKLKKESEK